In Rhineura floridana isolate rRhiFlo1 chromosome 6, rRhiFlo1.hap2, whole genome shotgun sequence, one genomic interval encodes:
- the C6H20orf96 gene encoding uncharacterized protein C20orf96 homolog, translating into MAFMDSHIFPKSVIRTIRQTDYSQWQREDVGRKHTLKLSLPPVLASKDWKKEGKNGSPRKPKDKRIEWGKTPGLVVKMTPCVRQRAAWQQNLTREMKVAKRLESIKIIQRLSKSKTISLEELKHHSNVLLGKDQQLMKEIKEMDADTASQARGFLQQYDMFGTIITSLRDSSQNHVGVAKADLEATEKMVEKNLGKLDQEMKRMQTKVLHALQEELNTLRTYVDKEYPVKAVQMASLMRSIRNLSAEQQDELEDVEGLSKRFLETFAGKAREEQEPSLETVARKKLMQLQDGLQQMNRNNLHLKRQIDAQKEIIDGLVKEIKGLHKSIIRLHHSVGDPREVIFADVLLRRPKCTPDMEIILNISTDEDFLL; encoded by the exons ATGGCTTTCATGGATTCACATATCTTCCCCAAGAGCGTCATCAGGACCATAAGACAAACT GATTATAGCCAATGGCAAAGAGAAGACGTGGGTAGGAAGCACACATTAAAATTATCCTTGCCTCCTGTCTTGGCATCGAAGGATTGGAAGAAGGAAGGGAAAAATGGTTCCCCACGAAAGCCAAAAGACAAGAGAATAG AATGGGGAAAGACTCCAGGTCTGGTTGTGAAAATGACGCCCTGTGTGAGACAGAGGGCTGCGTGGCAGCAAAATTTGACACGGGAAATGAAGGTGGCAAAGAGGCTGGAGAGCATCAAAATAATTCAG CGGCTGTCCAAGAGCAAGACGATTAGCTTAGAAGAATTAAAGCACCACTCCAACGTTCTCTTGGGGAAGGACCAGCAGCTGATGAaagagatcaaggagatggaTGCTGACACTGCCAGCCAGGCCAGGGGCTTTcttcagcagtacgacatgtttGGG ACAATCATCACAAGCCTTCGGGACTCAAGTCAGAACCACGTTGGTGTAGCAAAAGCAGATCTCGAGGCAACAGAGAAAATGGTGGAGAAGAATTTGGGAA AACTGGATCAGGAGATGAAGCGCATGCAGACCAAAGTGCTGCACGCCCTCCAGGAGGAGCTCAACACCCTGAGGACGTACGTGGACAAGGAGTACCCGGTGAAAGCCGTCCAGATGGCATCCCTGATGCGCAGCATCCGGAACTTGAGCGCAGAGCAACAG GATGAGTTGGAGGACGTGGAGGGTCTGTCCAAAAGGTTCCTGGAAACATTCGCAGGGAAAGCACGAGAGGAGCAGGAGCCGAG CCTGGAAACAGTAGCAAGA AAGAAGCTGATGCAGCTCCAGGATGGCCTTCAGCAGATGAATAGGAACAACCTGCACCTGAAAAGACAAATAGACGCCCAAAAAGAG ATAATTGATGGCTTGGTGAAAGAAATCAAGGGGTTGCACAAGAGCATTATACGGCTCCATCACTCCGTGGGAGATCCGCGGGAGGTGATATTTGCTGATGTCCTCCTCCGCAGGCCCAA ATGCACCCCAGATATGGAGATCATCCTCAACATCTCCACTGATGAGGATTTCCTCCTGTAG